The following proteins are encoded in a genomic region of Gadus macrocephalus chromosome 19, ASM3116895v1:
- the mrps24 gene encoding small ribosomal subunit protein uS3m, whose translation MAASLSSSPCAMMLRSLVKSGTVWNNLGARGLHVTAVQCKNHAARIRVGKGDRGVTYEQALHPHHIGHRKGWLSQHPCNLKGEEGAADRALEDVFIRRFMFGTFHGCLANEVVIKRRGNLLIVCALMLQKLPPQKFYFLTGYTESLLSHFYKCPVKLEIQTLQKQAVYKYL comes from the exons ATGGCGGCGTCCTTGAGCAGCAGTCCGTGTGCGATGATGTTG aGGTCTTTAGTGAAGTCCGGTACCGTATGGAACAACTTGGGTGCTAGGGGCCTTCATGTGACTGCTGTACAGTGCAAG AACCATGCGGCTCGTATCCGTGTGGGGAAAGGAGACAGAGGCGTGACCTACGAGCAGGCCCTGCACCCCCACCACATCGGACACCGCAAAGGGTGGCTCTCCCAGCACCCCT GTAATCtcaaaggagaggagggtgcGGCCGACCGAGCATTAGAAGACGTGTTCATCAGACGCTTCATGTTCGGAACGTTCCACGGTTGCCTTGCCAACGAGGTCGTCATCAAGAGGCGGGGCAACCTGCTCATTGTGTGCGCGCTGATGCTGCAGAAACTCCCACCGCAGAAGTTCTACTTTCTGACGGGCTATACGGAGTCATTGCTATCCCACTTCTACAAATGTCCAGTTAAACTAGAGATCCAGACGCTACAGAAACAGGCAGTGTACAAATACTTGTGa